One stretch of Roseimicrobium sp. ORNL1 DNA includes these proteins:
- a CDS encoding c-type cytochrome domain-containing protein, with protein MMKINLPASLIAISFTSSGLLIAQDGGKITYVDHIKPMLENKCFSCHNPDKKKGDLDLTSFGGLMSGGGGGAVVEAGNSGGSRMITTTKKLEEPFMPPEGSPLSAADIALMAKWIDGGLLETKSSLAKKSSKPKIDLNVAAGAGKPEGPIARPEHVLLEPVIVTQHTTAVTAMAASPWTNLVAVASPKQVLLYDTESQQLVGIFPYTEGYARTLKFSSSGSLLVMGGGRGGKFGHAVVWDVKTGKRITEVGKEMDCVMSADISADHSKIVIGTPSKKVKVYDVASGEELYVIGKHTEWVLATEFSPDGVLLASADRNGNVNVWEAANGGEFFALGQHKASCVDLAWRADGNLLASASEDGTIILWEMTEGKQVKTWAAHGGGVQSVAFTPDGKILTSGRDGQVKLWDANGNKLAESPSQGDVVTKVVALSDSKGAVSANWRGELKILSLENKFAEKGALSSNPSPIAQRVIETEKRIADLTAQVPAVEAEAKKAVDAVTAKEAQLADQKKQFADTEANRKAIEETIKAYPTKLAELDKQLNDAKAKRQAHLDAIKKYEQTTAQVKEKDAALAKVEAELKALEAEVAKFTKPEEAPQKAEAEKKVGDKKTVVEAQRAQIAPLKQAIATAPGPVAEFDKAIKDTQDLIAKTNTEKAAKPKELENAKKAVEAWPKNITETEKQLGEVRNGVAPAQKKVEEHKALIAALQKQPTLLRAAQFNLGLLAEKDKLSQLETEVTGYTDAVKDSEETKTSSAATIEASKKAIAEATAAIPGLEAALAKVQGELPGVEKIIDPSKAQEGTLAAEEAKHKTALTAKEAELKGFEQEKAARVAAAQKAVEDISKQIDALNKQLNDVNGKVAGPQKQSDEKKTVFTAAEGELKAAQEQHAAATKAQQAKAAEQKTKDAALAAAHQATETAQKSVPPASKARQDADAALVAKKGELAQKEKDLAAVTASNNADQIASTQKQVNDLKGAVTAAEKKAGETAAAVAALEQAVKVKQNDEAAAKAALETARKASSDADKAIAAAANAVKDKEGRMRSTRGDFENAEKIAAPLRNQRDNLAAQIEKQKAARGEKQADPANAEKDFAAKAQPVQAAIAQIKTALEPVEKQLAEVRAKLAADMKVVEAKRAEVGKALADVAAQKKRITDSNAAIEKSTKAIADGEKTIVEAKAALTKLEPQLPPLRDRVKHLTDQYLAMLPK; from the coding sequence ATGATGAAAATCAATCTCCCTGCTTCCCTCATTGCCATCTCCTTCACGTCCAGTGGCTTGCTCATCGCCCAGGACGGGGGGAAGATCACTTATGTGGACCACATCAAGCCGATGCTGGAAAACAAGTGCTTCTCCTGCCACAACCCGGACAAGAAGAAGGGCGACCTGGACCTCACCTCCTTCGGCGGACTGATGTCAGGTGGCGGCGGTGGCGCCGTGGTGGAAGCGGGCAATTCGGGTGGCAGCCGCATGATCACCACCACCAAGAAGCTCGAGGAGCCCTTCATGCCGCCGGAGGGTTCGCCCCTGTCCGCCGCGGACATCGCGCTGATGGCCAAGTGGATCGATGGCGGCCTGCTGGAAACGAAGTCCAGCCTCGCGAAGAAATCCAGCAAGCCGAAGATCGATCTCAACGTCGCCGCCGGCGCGGGCAAGCCGGAGGGCCCCATCGCGCGTCCTGAGCACGTGCTGCTGGAGCCCGTCATCGTGACGCAGCACACTACCGCGGTCACCGCCATGGCGGCCAGCCCGTGGACGAATCTTGTGGCCGTCGCCTCGCCGAAGCAGGTGCTCCTTTATGATACCGAAAGCCAGCAGCTCGTCGGCATCTTCCCCTATACGGAAGGGTATGCCCGCACGCTGAAGTTCAGCAGCAGCGGTTCCCTCCTCGTCATGGGCGGGGGACGTGGCGGCAAGTTCGGCCACGCTGTTGTCTGGGATGTGAAGACCGGCAAGCGCATCACCGAAGTGGGCAAGGAGATGGATTGCGTCATGTCCGCAGACATCAGCGCAGACCACAGCAAGATCGTGATCGGCACGCCTTCGAAGAAGGTGAAGGTCTACGACGTTGCCAGCGGTGAAGAACTGTACGTCATCGGCAAGCACACCGAGTGGGTGCTCGCCACCGAGTTCAGCCCGGACGGCGTGCTGCTCGCCAGCGCGGATCGCAATGGCAACGTGAATGTGTGGGAAGCCGCGAACGGCGGTGAATTCTTCGCCCTCGGCCAGCACAAGGCCTCTTGCGTGGACCTCGCCTGGCGTGCGGATGGCAATCTCCTCGCCTCCGCGAGTGAGGACGGCACCATCATTCTCTGGGAGATGACTGAAGGGAAGCAGGTGAAGACTTGGGCTGCCCATGGTGGTGGCGTGCAGAGCGTGGCCTTCACTCCGGATGGCAAGATTCTCACCTCCGGTCGCGATGGACAGGTGAAGCTCTGGGATGCCAATGGCAACAAGCTCGCCGAATCCCCCAGCCAGGGTGATGTGGTGACGAAGGTCGTGGCCCTCAGCGACTCCAAGGGCGCCGTGTCCGCCAACTGGCGCGGTGAGCTCAAGATTCTGAGCCTGGAAAACAAGTTCGCCGAAAAGGGCGCCCTCTCCAGCAATCCGTCTCCCATCGCCCAGCGTGTGATCGAAACGGAGAAGCGCATCGCCGACCTCACCGCGCAGGTTCCCGCCGTGGAAGCCGAGGCAAAGAAGGCCGTGGATGCTGTCACTGCGAAGGAAGCCCAGCTCGCGGACCAGAAGAAGCAGTTTGCCGACACCGAGGCGAATCGCAAGGCTATCGAGGAAACCATCAAGGCCTATCCCACGAAGCTCGCCGAGCTCGACAAGCAGCTCAACGACGCGAAGGCCAAGCGCCAGGCGCATCTGGATGCCATCAAGAAATATGAGCAGACCACTGCTCAGGTGAAGGAGAAGGATGCCGCCCTCGCCAAGGTGGAGGCCGAGCTGAAGGCACTCGAAGCGGAAGTAGCCAAGTTCACCAAGCCCGAGGAAGCCCCGCAGAAAGCCGAGGCTGAGAAGAAGGTCGGTGACAAGAAGACCGTCGTCGAAGCCCAGCGCGCGCAGATTGCCCCGCTGAAGCAGGCCATCGCCACCGCACCCGGCCCTGTCGCCGAGTTCGACAAGGCCATCAAGGACACACAGGATCTCATCGCCAAGACCAACACCGAAAAGGCTGCCAAGCCGAAGGAGCTGGAGAATGCGAAGAAGGCCGTCGAAGCCTGGCCGAAGAACATCACCGAGACCGAGAAGCAACTTGGCGAAGTGCGCAATGGCGTGGCCCCTGCGCAGAAGAAGGTGGAGGAGCACAAGGCCCTCATCGCCGCCCTGCAAAAGCAGCCCACGCTTCTGCGCGCTGCGCAGTTCAATCTTGGCCTGCTCGCGGAGAAGGACAAGCTGTCCCAGCTCGAAACCGAAGTCACCGGCTACACGGATGCCGTGAAGGATTCGGAAGAAACGAAGACCAGCTCTGCCGCGACGATTGAAGCGAGCAAGAAGGCCATCGCCGAAGCCACCGCTGCCATCCCCGGGCTGGAAGCCGCTCTTGCCAAGGTGCAGGGCGAACTCCCCGGTGTGGAAAAGATCATCGACCCCTCCAAGGCGCAGGAAGGCACGCTCGCTGCTGAGGAAGCGAAGCACAAGACTGCGCTCACCGCGAAGGAAGCCGAGCTGAAGGGCTTCGAGCAGGAGAAGGCCGCCCGTGTTGCTGCCGCACAGAAAGCGGTGGAGGACATCTCCAAGCAGATCGATGCGCTGAACAAGCAGCTCAACGATGTGAATGGGAAAGTCGCAGGACCGCAGAAGCAGTCGGATGAAAAGAAGACTGTCTTCACCGCTGCCGAAGGAGAGCTGAAGGCCGCCCAGGAACAGCACGCCGCCGCCACCAAGGCCCAGCAGGCGAAGGCCGCCGAGCAGAAAACCAAGGACGCCGCCCTCGCCGCTGCGCACCAGGCCACCGAGACCGCGCAGAAGTCCGTGCCGCCCGCCTCCAAGGCGCGCCAGGACGCCGATGCCGCCCTCGTGGCGAAGAAGGGTGAACTCGCGCAGAAGGAAAAGGACCTCGCTGCCGTGACCGCCTCCAACAACGCGGACCAAATCGCTTCCACCCAGAAGCAGGTGAACGATCTCAAGGGAGCTGTCACTGCCGCAGAGAAGAAGGCCGGCGAAACTGCCGCTGCCGTCGCCGCGCTGGAGCAGGCCGTGAAGGTGAAGCAGAACGACGAAGCCGCCGCCAAGGCCGCGCTGGAAACCGCGCGCAAGGCTTCCTCAGATGCTGACAAGGCCATCGCCGCCGCGGCCAATGCCGTGAAGGACAAGGAAGGCCGCATGCGCTCGACGCGTGGTGACTTCGAGAACGCGGAGAAGATTGCCGCTCCTCTGCGCAATCAGCGCGACAACCTTGCCGCGCAGATTGAAAAGCAGAAGGCAGCTCGTGGTGAAAAGCAGGCCGACCCCGCCAATGCGGAGAAGGACTTCGCCGCCAAGGCCCAGCCCGTGCAGGCAGCCATCGCGCAGATCAAGACCGCGCTCGAACCCGTCGAGAAGCAGCTCGCCGAAGTCCGCGCCAAGCTCGCTGCTGACATGAAGGTCGTGGAAGCCAAGCGCGCCGAGGTCGGCAAAGCCCTGGCCGATGTAGCCGCTCAAAAGAAGCGCATCACCGACAGCAACGCCGCCATTGAGAAGTCCACCAAGGCCATCGCTGATGGTGAAAAGACCATCGTCGAAGCCAAGGCCGCGCTCACCAAACTCGAGCCCCAGCTTCCTCCGCTCCGCGACCGCGTGAAGCACCTCACCGACCAGTACCTCGCGATGCTGCCGAAGTAA
- a CDS encoding HDIG domain-containing metalloprotein, whose translation MLDFIKRSRLTRQGLSCGKTRRKHLDSEFWEILRENPLVGISIFAAGFLVTTPLLGALAENLPNAAGVSPVFIAAVFLTATLHWALGFPKHLRTNGTAVLMLSALGLHLALVGAVLSYAHHRSWTPDYAVFLVPHALAPMILCMLAGRRLGFFGALYAAILGAPLVPSPSVLTFIAAALAIGFFGVFVTRKVRRRSRLLTSGVYLGIFATGMMVFFGQMPMAVAKGREALTMAAPLFCGILSVMVAGAVLPAFESLFHRTTAISWLELGDLNHPLMKRLSMEAPGTYHHSLVVANLAEAAAESISANATMCRVCSYFHDIGKLTKPEYFIENMDPENNPHDDLTARMSALVLIAHVKDGVDIAIKHSLNSAIIDVIEQHHGNSLVYYFYRRALEQKKEALKLVEEDKARQDDVPDVSEDGFRYPGPRPQFKESAIISLADAVESASRTLAKPTPNRVEQLVDDIVRNRLLDHQLDECDLTLAELNEVKASFVKTLMSMMHSRIKYPKETQEKTRDEEVRKQGRDLERERDRDRDKDRPSDHGHGHSHHGGGGSGSGSGTKTQVRGSTAA comes from the coding sequence ATGTTGGATTTCATCAAACGGTCGCGTCTGACCCGGCAGGGTCTGTCTTGTGGAAAGACGCGTCGCAAGCATCTCGACAGCGAATTTTGGGAGATTCTTCGTGAGAACCCGCTGGTGGGCATCAGCATTTTTGCCGCCGGCTTTCTGGTGACGACGCCGCTTCTGGGCGCCCTGGCGGAGAACCTGCCGAATGCCGCCGGGGTGAGCCCGGTCTTCATCGCTGCTGTGTTCCTGACGGCCACGCTCCACTGGGCGCTGGGCTTTCCCAAGCACCTGCGGACGAATGGCACGGCGGTACTCATGCTTTCCGCCCTGGGGCTGCACCTGGCCCTGGTCGGGGCGGTGCTGAGCTATGCGCACCACCGGAGCTGGACGCCGGACTATGCCGTCTTTCTGGTGCCGCATGCGCTGGCGCCCATGATTCTTTGCATGCTGGCGGGTCGCCGGCTTGGTTTTTTTGGTGCGCTGTATGCCGCCATCCTGGGAGCGCCGCTGGTGCCCTCCCCTTCTGTTTTGACCTTCATCGCAGCAGCACTGGCGATTGGTTTTTTTGGCGTGTTCGTCACGCGCAAGGTGCGCCGCAGAAGCCGCCTGCTGACCAGCGGGGTCTATCTGGGCATCTTTGCCACAGGCATGATGGTCTTCTTCGGCCAGATGCCCATGGCGGTGGCAAAGGGTCGCGAAGCGCTCACCATGGCTGCGCCGCTTTTCTGCGGCATCCTTTCGGTCATGGTGGCGGGCGCGGTGCTGCCGGCCTTTGAATCGCTCTTCCACCGCACCACGGCGATTTCCTGGCTGGAACTGGGTGACCTGAACCACCCGCTCATGAAGCGCCTCAGTATGGAAGCGCCGGGCACCTATCACCACTCGCTGGTGGTGGCGAACCTCGCCGAAGCGGCGGCTGAATCCATCAGCGCAAATGCGACGATGTGCCGCGTGTGCAGCTATTTCCATGACATCGGGAAACTCACGAAGCCGGAGTACTTCATCGAGAACATGGACCCGGAGAACAATCCGCACGATGACCTCACGGCGCGCATGAGTGCGCTGGTGCTCATCGCCCATGTGAAGGACGGGGTGGACATCGCGATCAAACACAGCCTGAACAGCGCGATCATCGATGTCATCGAGCAGCATCACGGGAACTCGCTGGTGTACTATTTCTACCGCCGCGCGCTGGAGCAGAAGAAGGAAGCGCTGAAGCTGGTGGAGGAAGACAAGGCGCGGCAGGACGATGTGCCGGATGTGAGCGAAGACGGCTTCCGCTATCCGGGGCCGAGGCCGCAGTTCAAGGAAAGCGCCATCATCTCCCTGGCGGACGCCGTGGAGAGCGCGAGCCGCACGCTGGCCAAACCCACCCCGAACCGCGTGGAGCAACTGGTGGATGACATTGTGCGCAACCGTCTGCTGGACCACCAGCTCGATGAGTGCGACCTGACGCTGGCCGAACTGAATGAAGTGAAGGCGAGTTTTGTGAAGACCTTGATGAGCATGATGCACAGCCGCATCAAGTACCCCAAGGAAACCCAAGAGAAGACCCGCGACGAAGAAGTGCGCAAGCAAGGACGTGACCTGGAGCGGGAACGGGATCGGGACCGCGACAAGGATCGTCCCTCCGACCATGGGCATGGGCACAGCCATCATGGTGGCGGTGGTTCGGGTTCGGGTTCGGGCACCAAGACCCAGGTGCGCGGCAGCACGGCGGCGTGA
- a CDS encoding DUF1648 domain-containing protein, protein MPKLEPQPQPITFAGTCFVLSIVAFLVHAWLSADRLPEKVATHFTMDGTPDGWMTRQQHLWFMTGMGIGLPSLIVGAFLIIRKVPARFVNLPYREYWLAEEQRPVTMAWMTRAALWLACGMILGMGVMHECVLRANQQTPKTLESAPVMLVVAIMMGSTVIFVISMVLHFSRPPAAASQSP, encoded by the coding sequence ATGCCAAAACTCGAACCCCAGCCCCAGCCCATCACCTTCGCAGGCACATGCTTCGTGCTCTCGATCGTGGCGTTCCTGGTGCATGCGTGGCTCAGTGCGGACCGGCTGCCGGAGAAGGTGGCGACACACTTTACGATGGATGGCACTCCGGATGGGTGGATGACACGGCAGCAACATCTGTGGTTCATGACGGGCATGGGCATCGGCCTGCCGTCGCTGATTGTGGGAGCGTTCCTCATCATCCGGAAGGTGCCCGCGCGGTTCGTGAACCTGCCCTATCGCGAGTACTGGCTGGCGGAGGAGCAGCGTCCCGTCACCATGGCGTGGATGACCCGCGCCGCCCTGTGGCTCGCCTGTGGCATGATACTCGGCATGGGGGTGATGCATGAATGCGTGCTGCGTGCGAATCAGCAGACGCCAAAGACGTTGGAATCCGCACCGGTGATGCTGGTGGTGGCCATCATGATGGGTTCCACGGTGATCTTCGTGATTTCCATGGTGCTGCACTTTTCCAGGCCACCCGCCGCTGCATCGCAGTCACCGTAG
- the ybeY gene encoding rRNA maturation RNase YbeY encodes MATLKPTLRLYNHHPEVKGAAAPLPRWRTVAKHALPKVKAEATAEDAPLLELEEVEITFVNDDAIAAVHGDFMNDPTPTDVITFHHGEILISLDTAKRQAAEHGQPWEKETALYVIHGLLHLAGWDDREEEERKQMHAIQERILGEVWE; translated from the coding sequence ATGGCAACCTTGAAGCCCACGCTTCGGCTCTACAATCACCACCCTGAAGTGAAGGGCGCGGCGGCTCCCCTGCCCCGCTGGCGCACCGTGGCCAAGCACGCGCTGCCCAAGGTGAAGGCCGAGGCGACGGCGGAGGATGCGCCACTGCTGGAACTGGAGGAGGTGGAGATCACCTTTGTGAATGATGACGCCATCGCTGCGGTGCACGGGGACTTCATGAATGACCCCACCCCCACGGATGTGATCACGTTTCACCACGGGGAGATTCTCATCTCACTGGACACCGCGAAACGCCAGGCCGCCGAGCACGGCCAGCCGTGGGAGAAGGAGACCGCCCTGTATGTGATTCACGGCCTGCTGCACCTCGCCGGCTGGGATGATCGCGAGGAGGAGGAACGGAAGCAGATGCACGCGATTCAGGAGAGGATTCTGGGAGAAGTGTGGGAGTGA